The Desulfobacterales bacterium sequence ATCACAGCCTTATTCAAAACCAATGTCTGCTCCGGCTCCGAAAAGACGATCGAGCAACCCTGACCTTCAAATCCAGGCACGGAAACGCTGACGAAGAATTCAAAATTTCCAAAGAATTGGAAGTCGAAGTCAGCGACTTTGCCACAATGAGTCAGATTCTGGAATCACTGGGCTTTCATCAGGAGCAGGTTTATGAAAAATGGCGGGAGACTTACCGGTTAAGCGATAGCCTCATCTGCATTGATACGATGCCTTATGGCGATTTTCTGGAAATAGAAGGCCCCAAAAATGACATCAAAGACCTGTCTCGCGCCTTGGGTTTCAAGTGGGAAAACCGTATTCTGCTAAATTATCTCGGAATATTTGAACGATTGAAGGAAAAACTGAGCTTAACGTTCTCTGATTTAACCTTCAGTAATTTTTGCGGTACCCGGATTAATGTTTCAGATCTTCTTCCATGGCTTGGCAAGGTGTAATGCCCCGGATTTACAATGTGATGAATCCGGCACGGTAAGGATCAGACAGCACCCATGACATTTTTAACCTGTGGGAACACCTGCAAAGACTTTATTTCCGTTCTGACATTGAATCTTCGCTTCGGCCTGGCCGATGACGGTTCGAACAGCTGGACATGGCGCAAAAGAATTTTCCCGATTTTGTTAAAACGGTATCCGGCCGATTTCATCGGTTTTCAGGAAGCCAATGATTTTCAGACAGATTTTCTCAATGATATTCTGGACGAATACCATTTCATCGGCCAACGCGTACCGGCGCCTTCCTTCTGGCAAAACAACATTATCTTCTACCGCAACCCATGGAAATGTATTCATTATGATCACTTTTACTTAAGCGCAACTCCCACGGTGCCGAGCCGGTCCCCTGAAAGCCTCTGGGCAAGGCAATGTACCATAGGCGTATTTCAATATGACGACCGCAGGCTCTTATGCATCAATACTCATTTAGATTTCAGCAGTTCTGTGCAGACTCACAGCGCACAGATGATCATGAACCGTTTATCACAACTGCCTTCCGAACTGCCGGCCATTTTATTCGGCGACTTTAACGCATCTCCGTTCTGCCCGTGCTACAGGGTTTTTACCGACAAACGAAACCCACCGTTTCTGGATCACCGGTATTTATTCAAAAATGTCTTCAGTAGCCCATTTCCCGGAACGCATCATGGATTTAAAGGAGACGTAAACGGCAATCACATCGATTGGATCCTGTACCGCGGCTGTTTGCGGCCGATTGAATATGGAGTGATTCATGACGCCATCGACGGCAGGTATCCTTCGGATCATTTCCCCCTGTTTGCCGGATTCAGCTGGCGTTCTCCTTAGATATTGAGCCACTCGTTCAGATTCATTTCAGGGCATGGGCCCCTGGTTGCATCTTTCCATCAGATAACGGCATGCCGTTATCAAGGGCATACCGGTTTCAGGCACCGGAAAATCATCTACCAGGGAAAGGTATTCCTCCCCGACAATTTCAAAGCCCCCGGTTTTCTGCATTAAAAACATTTTTTTTCGGCCCACCGGAAACGTTACACCAACACATTTAAGATTCTGTTCAAATACAACGACAAAGGTCTGCTTGTATGCAAAAATGGACACCTGATTCATCCCGGTTTTCATCTGGCTCAACCCGTATGATGATTTCCTGCTCTCCAGCCACTTTTCCCACCATGACATCCGGTCGTCATCCTCAGAACGGTAACATGCCAGATACGTATTCAGGTCACACGCCGAAAGGGCATTATTCCATCGGGAAATAAAATCGATCACAGCGCGTTTGGTGGCATCATTCGATCCAGCCGGCAGATACTCAAGAGCGTCAACAATGATAACGGGTGTGGATTTTAGCGCAATGTAACGATCCAGATGGTCGATATCCTGATTTCTCAAGGCGATGCAGCCATTGGTATTGTATGGCCGTAACGCTTTGTTTGTTCCGTGCATCCAAATGGCATAGCCCCTTCGTTTCGAAAACCGGTCAAACGAGTTGGGGTAATCCATCGGAAAGGCTCTGGTTCCATATATCGGAGTCAGATATTTTTTATTGAATCGCTCCGTAAAAAAATATATCCCCTCGGGGGTCTTGCGATCTCCGGATTGAATTTTCGGACCCGGATTTTTACCTGTTGAGCAGTCAAACTGTTCCAGCTGTTGATATGACTGGCCATTGTATCCGTAAAGATGCAGCCGCTGAGCTTTTTTGTCCACAATCAGCGCATATCCCGCCCCTGTTCCTGAGCTCATCGATACAATTACACCCGGAATATATGCTGAACCGCTGCAGGCGACCGTTGCAGGAACAATCAACAAAAGGATTATGACAGACCGTATAAAGTAATCATGCATTTGGCAAAAATCGAACCATAGCTATGTCCATCCATAGATTCGGTTA is a genomic window containing:
- the cyaB gene encoding class IV adenylate cyclase; this encodes MEPLEIEVKFYLTNIDSIRNLILDLGATYLSRNFETNIRFEDQHHSLIQNQCLLRLRKDDRATLTFKSRHGNADEEFKISKELEVEVSDFATMSQILESLGFHQEQVYEKWRETYRLSDSLICIDTMPYGDFLEIEGPKNDIKDLSRALGFKWENRILLNYLGIFERLKEKLSLTFSDLTFSNFCGTRINVSDLLPWLGKV
- a CDS encoding endonuclease/exonuclease/phosphatase family protein, which encodes MTFLTCGNTCKDFISVLTLNLRFGLADDGSNSWTWRKRIFPILLKRYPADFIGFQEANDFQTDFLNDILDEYHFIGQRVPAPSFWQNNIIFYRNPWKCIHYDHFYLSATPTVPSRSPESLWARQCTIGVFQYDDRRLLCINTHLDFSSSVQTHSAQMIMNRLSQLPSELPAILFGDFNASPFCPCYRVFTDKRNPPFLDHRYLFKNVFSSPFPGTHHGFKGDVNGNHIDWILYRGCLRPIEYGVIHDAIDGRYPSDHFPLFAGFSWRSP
- a CDS encoding L,D-transpeptidase family protein, with product MSSGTGAGYALIVDKKAQRLHLYGYNGQSYQQLEQFDCSTGKNPGPKIQSGDRKTPEGIYFFTERFNKKYLTPIYGTRAFPMDYPNSFDRFSKRRGYAIWMHGTNKALRPYNTNGCIALRNQDIDHLDRYIALKSTPVIIVDALEYLPAGSNDATKRAVIDFISRWNNALSACDLNTYLACYRSEDDDRMSWWEKWLESRKSSYGLSQMKTGMNQVSIFAYKQTFVVVFEQNLKCVGVTFPVGRKKMFLMQKTGGFEIVGEEYLSLVDDFPVPETGMPLITACRYLMERCNQGPMP